From one Cereibacter sphaeroides 2.4.1 genomic stretch:
- a CDS encoding ABC transporter permease produces MRIYAIAVYLFLYIPIGIIALFSLNAGRHATQMTGFSLQWYARALDNPFVLEALKTSFTVALASALCATVAGTLAAVALQGVRGRLRTLYDAALYMAVMVPGIVIGIATLIALVTVFDLLNPVLTGLLGDGAPQLGLGKGSLVAAHGLFTMALVVVIVRARLQGMDASLMEAAADLGAPPFRSFLQITLPQIAPAVLAGFLLAFTFSFDDFIIAFFVAGSETTLPIYVFSSIRRGVTPEINAIGTMVLLASLVLLITAQVILRRRAR; encoded by the coding sequence ATGCGGATCTATGCCATCGCCGTCTACCTGTTCCTCTACATTCCCATCGGCATCATCGCGCTGTTCTCGCTGAACGCCGGGCGGCACGCCACCCAGATGACCGGCTTCTCGCTGCAATGGTATGCCAGGGCGCTGGACAATCCCTTCGTCCTCGAGGCGCTGAAGACCAGTTTCACCGTGGCGCTGGCCTCGGCGCTCTGCGCCACCGTCGCCGGCACTCTGGCTGCGGTCGCGCTGCAGGGTGTCAGGGGGCGGTTGCGCACGCTCTACGATGCGGCGCTCTACATGGCGGTGATGGTGCCCGGCATCGTGATCGGCATCGCCACCCTGATCGCTCTGGTCACGGTCTTCGATCTCCTGAACCCGGTGCTGACCGGTCTCCTTGGAGACGGCGCGCCGCAGCTCGGGCTCGGCAAGGGCTCGCTGGTCGCCGCGCACGGGCTCTTCACCATGGCGCTGGTGGTGGTGATCGTCCGTGCCAGATTGCAGGGCATGGACGCGAGCCTGATGGAGGCCGCCGCCGATCTGGGCGCGCCGCCCTTCCGCAGCTTCCTGCAGATCACCCTGCCCCAGATCGCGCCCGCGGTGCTGGCAGGCTTCCTGCTCGCCTTCACCTTCAGCTTCGATGACTTCATCATCGCCTTCTTCGTCGCCGGGTCCGAGACGACGCTGCCGATCTATGTCTTCTCCTCGATCCGCCGCGGCGTGACCCCCGAGATCAATGCCATCGGCACGATGGTGCTCCTCGCCTCGCTCGTCCTGCTGATCACCGCCCAGGTGATCCTGCGCCGCCGCGCGCGCTGA
- a CDS encoding ABC transporter permease: MRSSVRTTLFLAPATAWLLCMLVLPLVVVIVFSFGERGAAGGYVPAFTLDNYANLGSRWGAFRNTLTLAPLGTVLCLVIAWPLAYFLALKADPRWRTLLLILVIVPFWTSILIRSYAWIQILGGNGLPSIIASLGLPRPRLINTPFAVMVGIVYGYLPLMVFPIYVALEKLDRRLLEASADLGSPPWRTFLQVTLPLSMAGVATGSMLVFILLMGEFLIPQILGGGKVFFVGNALVDLFLQSRNWPFGAAVAAVLVIVMLIAVTLYLKAIKRVSGGRDDVALM, from the coding sequence ATGCGATCCTCGGTGCGCACCACCCTGTTCCTCGCGCCGGCCACGGCCTGGCTCCTGTGCATGCTGGTGCTGCCGCTGGTGGTCGTCATCGTCTTCAGCTTCGGCGAAAGGGGGGCCGCGGGCGGCTACGTCCCGGCCTTCACCCTGGACAATTACGCCAACCTCGGCTCCCGCTGGGGCGCCTTCCGCAACACGCTCACCCTCGCCCCGCTGGGCACGGTGCTCTGCCTGGTCATCGCCTGGCCGCTTGCCTATTTCCTGGCGCTGAAGGCCGACCCGCGCTGGCGGACCCTGCTGCTGATCCTCGTGATCGTGCCGTTCTGGACCTCGATCCTGATCCGCTCCTATGCCTGGATCCAGATCCTCGGCGGCAACGGCCTGCCCTCGATCATCGCGAGCCTCGGTCTGCCGCGCCCCCGCCTGATCAACACGCCCTTCGCCGTGATGGTGGGCATCGTCTACGGCTATCTGCCGCTGATGGTCTTCCCGATCTATGTCGCTCTGGAAAAGCTCGACCGGCGGTTGCTGGAGGCCTCGGCGGATCTCGGCAGCCCGCCCTGGCGCACCTTCCTGCAGGTGACGCTGCCCCTGTCGATGGCGGGCGTGGCGACAGGCTCCATGCTCGTCTTCATCCTGCTGATGGGCGAATTCCTGATCCCGCAGATCCTCGGCGGCGGCAAGGTGTTCTTCGTCGGCAACGCCCTGGTGGACCTGTTCCTGCAATCGAGGAACTGGCCCTTCGGCGCCGCGGTCGCCGCCGTGCTGGTGATCGTGATGCTGATCGCCGTGACGCTCTATCTGAAGGCCATCAAGCGGGTCTCGGGCGGGCGTGACGATGTCGCCCTGATGTGA
- a CDS encoding ABC transporter substrate-binding protein: MTQHRDHIPAKEFLQRLESYRKGSISRRHFLNVTGLGAATMAMAGAMPGFARRAQAQGAIGDRVVIATWPNYHDPADLDAFRAATGAAVDVNVFGSNEEMLAKLQAGGTGWDVVVATNYTISTYVEAGIIEELDLSRIPNFDRASTDPRFADPGVIDGKTYAIPRNIGTTGYCINTAEIDGETPTTWKEFWDLARDRLSGRGIVHDYQLTAIGNALKYYGYSFNSVDPAELAKAEELLIDAKPHLFAITSDYQPSMRSGDAALSMCWTGDAVQLQRDIPEIAYVLGREGGELWSDFFTIPASAPHKDAAYALINFLLEPKMAAQEAMFHGYPTGDARVDAMLPAEMRDSPILFPAADLLNALEFGAAVTLTNPERAEVMARFKSA, from the coding sequence ATGACGCAGCACCGTGACCACATCCCGGCGAAAGAGTTTCTTCAGCGGCTGGAAAGCTACCGCAAGGGCTCGATCTCGCGCCGGCACTTCCTGAACGTGACCGGCCTCGGCGCCGCGACCATGGCGATGGCGGGTGCGATGCCGGGCTTCGCCCGCCGCGCGCAGGCCCAGGGCGCGATCGGCGACCGCGTCGTGATCGCCACCTGGCCGAACTACCACGACCCGGCCGACCTCGACGCCTTCCGGGCCGCCACCGGCGCCGCGGTCGACGTCAACGTCTTCGGCTCCAACGAGGAGATGCTCGCGAAGCTGCAGGCGGGCGGCACGGGTTGGGACGTGGTGGTGGCCACGAACTACACGATCTCGACCTATGTCGAGGCGGGGATCATCGAGGAGCTCGACCTGTCGCGCATCCCGAATTTCGACAGGGCTTCGACCGACCCGCGCTTCGCCGATCCGGGCGTCATCGACGGCAAGACCTACGCCATCCCGCGCAACATCGGCACGACCGGCTATTGCATCAACACCGCCGAGATCGACGGCGAGACGCCGACCACCTGGAAGGAATTCTGGGATCTGGCGCGCGACCGGCTGTCGGGCCGCGGCATAGTGCATGACTATCAGCTGACCGCCATCGGCAACGCACTGAAATACTACGGCTATTCCTTCAACTCGGTCGATCCGGCGGAACTCGCGAAGGCGGAGGAGCTGCTGATCGACGCCAAGCCGCATCTCTTCGCGATCACCTCGGATTACCAGCCCTCGATGCGTTCCGGCGATGCGGCTCTGTCGATGTGCTGGACCGGCGACGCGGTGCAGCTTCAGCGCGACATCCCCGAGATTGCCTATGTGCTCGGCCGCGAGGGCGGCGAGCTCTGGTCGGACTTCTTCACCATCCCCGCCTCGGCCCCGCACAAGGATGCGGCCTATGCGCTGATCAACTTCCTGCTCGAGCCGAAGATGGCCGCGCAGGAGGCCATGTTCCACGGCTATCCGACCGGAGACGCCCGGGTCGACGCGATGCTGCCCGCCGAGATGCGCGACAGCCCGATCCTGTTCCCGGCTGCGGATCTCCTGAATGCGCTCGAGTTCGGCGCCGCCGTCACCCTGACCAACCCGGAACGCGCCGAGGTCATGGCGCGCTTCAAATCGGCGTAA
- a CDS encoding ABC transporter ATP-binding protein, with the protein MQSQPIAELRNVTKRYGLVTAATNLTLAIEPGEFLSFLGPSGCGKTTALRMLAGFEQASEGQVLIDGRDATALPAWQRPVNMVFQQYALFPHLTVAQNVGYGLNQRRPKPPRAEVAAAVDEALALVQLSGFGARRTWELSGGQQQRVALARAIVNKPKILLLDEPMAALDKKLRHDMQIELKSLQRELGITFVLVTHDQEEALSMSDRIVIMDHGRIAQIGGPEELYDRPQSRYVADFVGRSNFIGATGRGREAEILVAEAGGLIFHARGGEKIGPGSPVTLSLRPEEIRLAPSGEGHRMVVTHRIFLGEHTEYHLTSGALPHLVAVVPRTAEAGSALLAPGAEVMASWRDGAALALDAG; encoded by the coding sequence ATGCAGAGTCAACCGATTGCCGAACTCAGGAACGTGACCAAGCGCTACGGGCTGGTCACGGCGGCGACGAACCTGACTCTGGCCATCGAACCGGGCGAGTTCCTGTCCTTCCTCGGCCCGTCCGGCTGCGGCAAGACCACCGCGCTGCGCATGCTGGCCGGCTTCGAGCAGGCCTCCGAAGGGCAGGTGCTGATCGACGGACGGGACGCCACGGCCCTGCCCGCCTGGCAGCGCCCGGTGAACATGGTGTTTCAGCAGTATGCGCTGTTCCCTCATCTGACCGTCGCGCAGAATGTCGGCTACGGCCTGAACCAGCGGCGGCCGAAACCGCCCAGGGCCGAGGTCGCCGCCGCCGTCGATGAGGCGCTTGCGCTGGTGCAGCTCTCGGGCTTCGGCGCGCGCCGGACGTGGGAATTGTCGGGCGGCCAGCAGCAGAGGGTCGCGCTGGCCCGCGCAATCGTCAACAAGCCCAAGATCCTGCTGCTCGACGAGCCGATGGCCGCGCTGGACAAGAAGCTGCGCCACGACATGCAGATCGAGTTGAAGTCGCTGCAGCGCGAGCTCGGCATCACCTTCGTCCTCGTCACCCACGATCAGGAGGAGGCGCTGTCGATGTCGGACCGGATCGTGATCATGGACCATGGCCGCATCGCCCAGATCGGCGGCCCGGAAGAGCTCTACGACCGGCCGCAGAGCCGTTATGTCGCGGATTTCGTAGGCCGCTCCAACTTCATCGGCGCCACGGGCCGGGGCCGCGAGGCCGAAATCCTCGTCGCCGAGGCCGGCGGCCTGATCTTCCACGCCCGCGGCGGCGAGAAGATCGGACCGGGAAGCCCCGTGACCCTGTCGCTGCGCCCCGAGGAGATCCGCCTTGCGCCTTCGGGCGAGGGTCATCGCATGGTCGTCACGCACCGGATCTTCCTCGGCGAGCATACCGAATACCACCTGACCTCCGGAGCCCTCCCGCATCTGGTGGCGGTCGTCCCGCGCACCGCCGAGGCAGGGTCGGCGCTGCTGGCCCCGGGCGCCGAGGTCATGGCCTCCTGGCGCGACGGCGCCGCTCTGGCGCTCGACGCCGGCTGA
- a CDS encoding helix-turn-helix transcriptional regulator, protein MSSPAMPEVSAAALVGAVIDAIGTEGFCPALTAWLQTVAPYSFTVVFGYRGEAKPIDLYDDFPSHRRKVFVTDYLEGPYLLDPFCQGAIRPVEPGFHRLRSLAPDRFYQGEYFRSYYMRTEIAEEIGCFAEMPGDCHVVFSLMREEKPFSAPEFRKLTGVAPIVTALMRRHWADLSREFATRSTPRPALTGDGLDRLTPREREITGWILKGYSAEATGQELGIASGTVRIHRRNIYAKLGISSQRELFARFLAGISP, encoded by the coding sequence ATGTCATCGCCAGCCATGCCAGAGGTTTCCGCAGCCGCGCTGGTCGGCGCCGTGATCGATGCGATCGGCACGGAAGGATTCTGCCCCGCCCTGACAGCCTGGCTTCAGACCGTCGCGCCCTATTCCTTCACCGTGGTCTTCGGCTATCGCGGAGAGGCGAAACCCATTGATCTCTATGACGATTTCCCCAGCCATCGCCGCAAGGTCTTCGTGACGGACTATCTCGAAGGGCCTTATCTGCTCGACCCCTTCTGTCAGGGGGCGATCCGTCCCGTGGAGCCGGGTTTCCACCGGCTCAGGAGCCTCGCGCCGGACCGGTTCTATCAGGGAGAATATTTCCGGAGCTATTACATGCGGACGGAGATCGCCGAAGAAATAGGCTGCTTTGCCGAAATGCCGGGCGATTGCCATGTGGTCTTCTCGCTGATGCGCGAGGAGAAGCCGTTCTCCGCGCCGGAATTCCGCAAGCTCACCGGGGTGGCGCCGATCGTGACGGCGCTGATGCGGCGGCACTGGGCGGATCTCTCCCGGGAATTCGCGACGCGGTCCACGCCCCGTCCGGCGCTGACAGGCGACGGGCTGGACCGGCTGACCCCGCGCGAGCGCGAGATCACCGGCTGGATCCTCAAGGGCTACTCCGCCGAGGCGACCGGCCAGGAACTGGGCATCGCCTCCGGCACGGTCCGGATCCACCGTCGCAACATCTACGCGAAACTGGGCATATCCTCGCAGCGCGAGCTCTTCGCGCGCTTTCTGGCGGGGATCTCACCGTAG